A genome region from Eremothecium gossypii ATCC 10895 chromosome VII, complete sequence includes the following:
- the UTP4 gene encoding small subunit rRNA maturation protein UTP4 (Syntenic homolog of Saccharomyces cerevisiae YDR324C (UTP4)), with translation MVKIFHAHRIARARCLLMNVQRRHPIRSGRSLVVMTQQQVAIHRSRFVRYTPGNITALAFSHRSTEKLTPSDLRLAVGRADGSIEVWNPRDNWFQEMVVQGGRERTIEGLCWSNTPGGPLRLFSIGGSTIVTEWDLASGLPLRNYDCNAGVIWSLCVNSSNTKLAVGCDNGTVVLIDISGGRGVMEHDSILTRQDARVLALTWVGDDAVVGGCSDGRIRIWCVKEDDQNRGRLLHTMKVDKSKKESTLVWSLQYLPRTNQIVSGDSTGAVKFWDFHYATLMQTFKVHQADVLCLATDITNTKVFSAGVDRKIYQFLHSGTGSGSKWTPSANRLFHANDVRCMASYQSKGCDFLISGGVEKALVISSLSSFSDGSYRKMPVIAPFHKNVIVNQAQRLVVAWQDSTIRIWKIGEDLNTEKNYQLMAKLVLKEEQNISACAMSPNGEVLAVGWPSTTKVFHIRPTDTKYQITKLDNDFLLKTGCRLVQFVDDSNLIMCSNEDNLFYLDLEAEDDENAELLELPDIQQTKSSLKLPYINTVNHIFTNNDNQLVVSRVCGAVDIIDLATKTARPLVRLMNFVTAINFTGRNTIMLVTSENNIYEFNLASDEGVLTAWCKSNAENLPLQFTNQKDKCLGIFSDLENTKKVWLWGLSWLASLNLAVDLPVNKRRKLKKRSRDGLTIEDESSFINGNSGDEDEEDEIDIADDFFVKNQVNKSASNASMNSKDKSAFFITDKYRPIFYAEKLSKTELVIIERPAFTVPQPPAFEQPRLRF, from the coding sequence ATGGTGAAAATTTTCCATGCTCATCGCATCGCTCGAGCTAGATGCCTACTTATGAACGTGCAGCGTAGGCATCCGATAAGGTCAGGCAGGTCGTTGGTGGTCAtgacgcagcagcaggtagCTATTCACAGGTCGCGGTTTGTGCGCTACACACCGGGGAACATCACGGCGCTGGCGTTCTCGCACAGGTCGACTGAGAAACTCACTCCGAGCGACTTGCGGCTAGCGGTGGGCAGGGCCGACGGCAGCATCGAAGTGTGGAACCCCCGCGACAACTGGTTCCAGGAGATGGTGGTGCAGGGTGGCCGGGAACGGACGATCGAGGGCCTGTGCTGGAGTAACACGCCCGGCGGACCGTTGCGACTTTTCAGTATCGGAGGATCGACGATAGTGACGGAGTGGGATTTGGCGAGCGGGCTGCCGCTGCGGAACTACGACTGCAATGCAGGCGTAATCTGGTCTCTGTGTGTCAACAGCTCAAACACGAAGCTGGCGGTGGGGTGCGACAACGGGACGGTGGTGCTGATCGACATTtccggcggccgcggcgtGATGGAGCATGACTCGATTCTGACACGGCAGGACGCGCGAGTGCTTGCACTCACGTGGGTAGGCGATGATGCAGTAGTAGGAGGCTGCTCTGATGGTCGTATCCGGATTTGGTGCGTGAAAGAAGACGACCAGAACCGGGGCCGTCTTTTGCACACGATGAAGGTCGACAAATCAAAGAAGGAATCAACACTGGTGTGGTCTCTGCAATACTTACCGCGTACAAACCAAATTGTATCCGGAGACTCCACCGGCGCTGTTAAGTTCTGGGACTTTCATTATGCGACATTAATGCAAACTTTCAAGGTGCACCAGGCAGACGTGCTGTGTCTCGCAACCGATATCACAAACACAAAGGTTTTCAGTGCTGGTGTGGACCGCAAAATCTACCAGTTTCTTCACAGCGGCACCGGATCTGGATCTAAATGGACGCCCAGCGCCAACCGGCTATTCCACGCCAATGACGTTAGGTGCATGGCCTCTTACCAATCGAAAGGCTGTGATTTTCTAATATCTGGTGGTGTTGAGAAGGCCCTTGTGATCAGCTCCCTGAGCTCCTTCTCCGACGGGTCATACAGGAAGATGCCGGTTATTGCACCCTTCCACAAGAACGTGATTGTAAACCAAGCACAGCGGCTGGTTGTTGCATGGCAAGATTCGACGATTAGGATATGGAAAATAGGCGAGGATCTGAACACCGAGAAAAACTACCAATTAATGGCGAAGCTAGTATTAAAGGAGGAGCAAAATATCTCCGCATGCGCCATGTCGCCCAATGGCGAGGTGCTTGCTGTGGGCTGGCCCTCTACTACGAAAGTTTTCCATATTCGGCCTACTGACACCAAGTATCAGATCACTAAGCTCGACAATGATTTCCTATTGAAAACTGGTTGCAGACTCGTGCAATTTGTTGACGATTCAAACCTCATCATGTGTTCAAATGAGGACAATCTCTTCTACCTCGATCTGGAGGCGGAAGACGATGAAAATGCTGAGTTACTTGAATTACCAGACATTCAGCAAACGAAGTCcagcctcaaacttcctTACATCAACACCGTTAACCACATATTTACAAATAATGATAACCAGCTTGTCGTTTCCAGAGTATGTGGTGCAGTTGATATTATTGACCTCGCAACAAAAACGGCTAGGCCATTGGTACGCTTGATGAACTTTGTTACTGCCATCAATTTCACGGGTAGAAACACAATTATGCTGGTCACATCCGAGAATAATATATATGAGTTTAACCTAGCATCAGATGAAGGAGTCCTTACAGCATGGTGCAAGAGTAATGCAGAGAACTTACCGCTGCAATTCACAAACCAAAAGGATAAATGTCTCGGAATATTCTCAGATCTGGAGAACACAAAAAAGGTGTGGCTATGGGGGTTGTCATGGCTTGCAAGCTTAAATCTGGCTGTCGATCTTCCTGTGAATAAGAGGAGGAAACTTAAGAAGCGTTCCCGTGACGGCCTAACGATCGAAGATGAGAGCAGCTTTATTAACGGCAATTCTGGAGATGAGGATGAGGAAGATGAGATAGATATAGCGGACGACTTTTTTGTCAAGAACCAGGTGAACAAATCTGCCTCAAACGCAAGCATGAACTCCAAGGATAAGTCTGCATTTTTTATTACGGACAAATACCGTCCGATATTTTATGCTGAAAAGCTCTCCAAGACAGAGCTGGTAATTATAGAAAGACCCGCATTTACGGTACCTCAACCACCTGCATTTGAACAGCCTAGATTGAGGTTTTGA